From a single Leishmania panamensis strain MHOM/PA/94/PSC-1 chromosome 2 sequence genomic region:
- a CDS encoding rhomboid-like protein (TriTrypDB/GeneDB-style sysID: LpmP.02.0330) translates to MRIDPICTAIRFAPVLVLLNVHCSGGRWPTDADCAERVMRYGFSVDLFSEQPARVFTHLFVHISSTHLLSNVFSFAATLVEFGNMTDPAAPSAAARLSDTSHDGEGRGATSGAATSFATQRMALEMCAIWGEQSRLQACARSAGAFLVWAVGGAVGGLGCQMLYNSFALALRRERAARAAAAAAAVANTKHSAAPGSAAERILDSIGRGVKTLWQRVEVYSSNFAVSAQEVVNNEMLMCGASAGICALSGFSAVCYGRPITAFCLAVPEALLLTADIIHLYVAQLAPERGAPNSVAEAARRALQSAWRVRMPGQTVGHAAHVGGFVVGVGMGYCWLWLQRKWRRWRLHRMDSRRCAAQLLLRPVLHTCVHRRSGL, encoded by the coding sequence ATGCGTATCGATCCAATCTGCACCGCCATACGCTTCGCCCCggtcctcgtcctcctcaaTGTCCACTGCTCTGGCGGGCGCTGGCCAACGGATGCAGACTGTGCCGAGCGCGTGATGCGCTACGGCTTCAGCGTCGACCTCTTTTCCGAACAACCTGCCAGGGTCTTCACGCACCTGTTCGTGCACATTTCATCCACACACCTTCTCAGCAAcgtcttttccttcgccgCGACTCTTGTCGAGTTCGGCAACATGACAGACCCCGCGGCACCTTCCGCGGCAGCTCGCCTCTCAGACACTTCGCACGACGGCGAGGGACGGGGTGCAACCAGCGGTGCGGCGACGAGCTTTGCCACACAGAGGATGGCGTTGGAGATGTGCGCCATATGGGGTGAGCAGAGCCGCCTTCAGGCGTGTGCTCGCTCGGCCGGCGCGTTTCTTGTGTGGGCCGTCGGCGGTGCCGTCGGTGGACTGGGCTGTCAGATGCTCTACAACAGCTTTGCGCTGGCACTGCGCCGAgagcgtgctgcgcgagccgctgctgctgctgctgctgttgccaaCACGAAGCACAGTGCTGCACCTGGTAGTGCTGCCGAACGCATCCTGGACTCCATTGGACGAGGCGTCAAGACGCTCTGGCAGCGCGTGGAGGTGTACAGCAGCAACTTCGCCGTGTCAGCGCAGGAGGTAGTGAACAATGAGATGCTCATGTGTGGGGCCAGTGCGGGAATCTGTGCTCTCTCTGGGTTCAGCGCCGTCTGCTACGGCCGCCCCATCACCGCGTTCTGCCTCGCTGTGCCGGAGGCTCTTCTGCTTACTGCCGACATCATTCACCTCTATGTCGCGCAGCTGGCACCGGAGCGCGGCGCCCCGAACTcagtggcggaggcggcgcggcgtgcgCTGCAGTCTGCGTGGCGCGTACGGATGCCTGGCCAGACCGTCGGCCACGCCGCGCACGTGGGCGGCTTTGTGGTAGGCGTGGGCATGGGCTACTGTTGGCTGTGGTTGCAGAGgaagtggcggcggtggcgcctaCACCGCATGGACAgtcgtcgctgcgccgcccagTTGCTGCTGAGGCCAGTCCtacacacatgcgtgcaTCGACGCTCTGGGCTCTAA